In the genome of Lathyrus oleraceus cultivar Zhongwan6 chromosome 4, CAAS_Psat_ZW6_1.0, whole genome shotgun sequence, the window tgtaagagcaacctgctcaaatagaacaagaccagcgtaggtcagacaagatacgtcacctacctgagatatatggatatctgatcaaggtgatgtattactcatggatcaagatgagcctatgacctactcatggaatcttcgttttgatgaaacaataaaactgtatggattcatcaagaacgaagatgagacttgtgtctacaagaaggttagtgggagcatgatcgtattcctggtattatatgtagatgacatattactcattggaatcgatatccctaccctgcaacaagtaaagtcttggttggggaaatgcttttctatgaaggacctgggtgaagcagcctatcagaatctatagagatagatcatgaaatgcttggcctaagtcagagtacatagacaaagtgctgagacgctttaatatgaatgattccaatctggttatgtgttttgcttaaatggtggcactgtgagcttgaaaagttcaacgcaagatgcagttgctgattctacaattgaGGGCGAGTATATcgctgccttaagtgcagcaaaggaagctgtttggatcaataaacttggcatagtccctagcattgtggatcccattggtctctattatgataacaatggtgttatcgcacaagctaaggagcctagatctcaccaacgatccaaacacatacttagacgttgtgtgaaaatatgtaaagtacctacacttgacaatgttgctaacccactgacaaagcctcttgcgcagcagaagcatgatgggccatactagatcaatgggcatacggggtatgcctgattggctctagtgctagtgggagattgttggtgtaagccctagaggccaatacttttggtacttgtatcgaattatttaaaggcattttctttattatggttgattaataaagtccctggaatagatagtccgtttaatgtattaagtgtgacttaatcatgagaacacattaaacataaggacactattcttaaagtatccgtagtcgagctttagtgtaaagtgggataacattaaagcattaagactattatgtttgtagactgatgatcacatctcatggatcatggataaagagttatcaagtcttaaacataggtatgaatattaggagtaatatttataccggattgacccgctatgagaatactatatagaaagttatgcaaagtgtcataagttattctcatggtgataatagtgtataccactcttcgacctgaaaccactatggatcctagatgtagagtcgagtgctttattgctgatccaacgttgtccgtaactggataaccataaagacagttgatgggtactccacgaagcatgctgagggacatgagtgtcctagatggaatttgccaatcctgcgtaacaggataaatgtctaggggcccaatattgaactggacaagagtgacacggtctataccttgtgttcaatatagacataagggcaaaggggtaattatacacataattattatcacaggaggttttgtcagatcacatgacattttcgtgacttgggtagcagtgatgtgttgctagataccgctcactgtttattatgttaaatgcgtgatttaatataattgccaacgccgcgaaaacctatagggtcacacacaaaggacggattggtgagagatagaataattaaggaacatcgtaaggtacggtgtacttaagtagaatatgaaatatggtaaggtaccaagtacttaagtgattttggcatattatgagatataggccaaaatgcacttaagtgggctttttggcttgaagcccacacaagtggttctataaatagagctcttgtgcagaagctttgtatgggaatacaacacaactgaagagttggaatttcgtatctctctctcactcaaagccttcattcataacagttagcactacgattgaaggaatccgttcgtgtggactgagtagagacgttgtcatcgttcaacgttcgtgatcgccccttggatctgtatcaaaggttttgatcattatcagagatctgcaccaaaggtttgaatcgccacaagaggtaacgattctatcactgatcatgcccattcgtaaggatcactaaatggagaaaattttaaattctgctgcgccttggatggctattctcctacaCTAGAAACTAGCAGATGTTATGTCACACGATCTGCACAACCGCTGCACCCATGTCTTGCTAACTGCTCCGCATTATGGCGCTCTTATTCctttttgttgtttatttttaatttcaaatttctcccgcccagacgtTAGGGCGATGTTGTCTTCTGTACATTTGACTATAATTCTTTAAGTCCCAAACCTTACGTTGGTCGACAAAATGGCCCGTCGACGAGGCCACCTTCCCTTGTCGGCTTAatcctttgatttgtgttttttCTACTCTTGCTTGCCTCCCACATCTCTTCatcctttgatggggtataaCCCCCAAATTCCCAGGACTCATTCATTAATTATGCTTTCAGCATGCCTTAAAGATTTTTCATGGAAACACCATGTCATCGTTGTTAGggcgttggggttgggtgaattgggGACAGTATAGTTACCCAAATTGGGTCATTGAGTCATTTTGAAAACGAAGCAATGATTCCTagggcgtactatagttaaacagtGGTTGGGTGTTCATTGGTAGGGGGCTACGATAaagtgacccatatgaattaTCTGGGCTGTAGACGGTTGTGGatgcggggtttgattcttggttttgtgtttaggtgggtggtatgaacggggtgcgacgttggatggttggttgttgggtggttggcatgaacgggttgtGATGTTGGGTGTTTGATTGTTGTGTGTATATGGTCGGTTGATGTTGTGTcgttggttgttgggtttgggtggattcacattggtgttgggtggtgaattgatgttgggcatacgatgacgaagcaagttggcgtggatccatcaaatatcGCGTCTCAAATACAAATTGTTGAGGTTTTACAGACCTAAACCATACCATATATTTTTGAGTGAGTCTTGCACCTTGGATGACTAGTTCGTTCAAGATGTGTtatcgtcgattcctccattggCGACACATGTattttgcaaagtctctccagtcagaataatcctACTGTACATCGACCCTTTTTTatgtcaattccccaaacacgtgggagattctggaatctgttgtagcattccgaactgcagtttgacctgatcactttggtgcatttccaccgtagtgaatcggataatcggtgtcttcgctgtccaaactgcaACATCGTCATGGTTCACTTCATGATTCAGACCCATATATGGCCTCCAAACAAACTGTAAAACAAAACCAAAtggttagatggaaaataatttgagaagtaattttaaattaaaatatagttcggtaggattattacatcgtcatctccaatgtggtccaatagatttcgatagactacaatagcgtgtttcgaacacctattgtagttcattccccttactgaccacctaagataataaaaagaagtgaaaaatattatttactgttaattataataataaatataattaactaaatggtgagtggtaaagtgttagacttacttggttgcaaacgggaacacgaatgggcgctcatttatcagcgcgagcgacgacattctcggccacccccaagcttgaagcaaataagcacatgaaaaaaaggtacatgtattcttttttgcagttctacacattgcactatatagatgggccaacacagttgaaccccaactataagtgtttaccttattaatgttgcgtaataaagataaatacattatattcacagaattacctgtactttctggaaacaaaaaattaccaaataaaatcataatgtaacaccgagcttttattattttctcatactcggttgaatcgtcagacaatactatactggcacaatattgttttaggtattttaaatttataccttgcccacttgcttgaccggatgtgtctccctcagtttcaCCGTCTAACAAAGGGGaacccaataattcattgcatatATTATTGTCTTGGTTAACTCGCTCATTCACTGCCTTTCCGTCTATACGGAtacccaacaacatgtacacgtcctcaagtgtgacgatacactcaccaatcggaaggtgagATGTGTGGGTCTCGGTTCTCCACCTCTCTAACAAAGCCAtaatgaacttgtagtccaccgagtacgaaacaatgtttagtagatttccaaatccacatcctctaatatatggttctattaaaggatcgtggggtacatattcatgtacacggcatCTAAACCGCTTCAGATCCTAATAtcaaaaaagtaagaaaatacaattagaagaagaaatacaaaCTCAACAAACATACATCTATAAGAAGtattccaaaaatagaaactaaaaagagagagattacaaaggtataacacaaagaagatatctattagaagtaatccaaaaatagaaattaaaaagagagagacaacaaaggtataacacaaaaaaagatatctattagaagtaatccaaaaatagaaactcAAAAGAGAGACATAACAAAAGTATAACACAAAAAAGATATTTATAAGtagtaatccaaaaatagaaactaaaagagagagataacatacaaatgccgagatattctcgattgtgcctctgtgttcatcgcccatagtcaacaaagtcatgatttgaatttgcaaagcttgagtttggtagatgaaagaagtgtggtagaagaaaatacttgagtattgatgaagatgatttgatattgttgatatgagagactatttatagatgaatgagtgagtaggtttgaAACCTAAAAAAagtgtgattggttgcatggaaaGGCAAGAGGAGACAAGAGAATGGTAAAATTCAGAATGGAAGAGAAATTTAGCATGTGAGGAATCTTCTTGGCGCATGTGAAGAAAGCACATGCAAGGGAAGATGagcccttcctcttggcgcctacatgtgatttctcacatgcaaggaagagacgctcttcctcttggcgccttagtgtagggcAATTGGAAGAGGCACCCTTCCTAGTGGCGCCTAAGTGTAGTTTTGTGAAGAGGCGCCCAACCCTTTGGCGCCTTagttactttatggcgcctagggaatgggcgcctaggtTGGAATCTTAGGGCATAAAGCTCAGAGATTCTTTGATTCCCTGGCGCATGTGTATTCTTTTCAATCTTTTCTCTGTGTGCTAGATTGATTCTACTGCATGCATCGTCAAGTCTGTACAGACAATGGccaagttatcaatgcaacgaCCAACTCACCAATGACCAAGCTATTTATGATGTGCAaatgaacaacttagcaatgcattaAATTCCAATTCCATTCAAACTATatacatatttaatatttcaacataatgtcttccacacaacattacatgatcaatgcccatgtcgaaggtgaaatatttgatcatcagttgttcggtttttgttttcgaaacacaaAGGTGACTCAGTTTACAATAAATagacgatcaaatttttcacatctgaaacaaagaatagaaaagaaattgcagtgcaataatatgggtcagatcatctataaaaattcgatttggtttgcagaaaaccaggtaaaattttatcagaaaaagattcgagatgatgatgatgttcatcatatgtttggcagtcacgaacaatccggttacaacgatatagagttgtatatattaccacatcaacaacaggagtcttagtacattgatcagtcacaagtgttttgtgagactgatgacgaacaagctaaggtgaatgttccagatgaagaagaagaggaacctgagatcatggttgattcgatggtgaactctgaagaggaagaggagtcaataccagcaagtcatgtatattgcccaccccaacacatgacaaggttaaatttgggttcagatgaaccttcggcagatgtatggtacaatccttacgtgcaaatgcaaggatctctgaaacaaggagacacatttcgcacaaaagaggaatgtgtaaaagccattaagaaattccacatgcaactatcagctgatttcagagttgacagaactgacgcatcgaggtttaaagtttattgtccgaatgagcacttCCTTTTTAGATTGTCAGCTTCGTACCGaaagaggagcgagtcttgggagattggatcaatgggtccagatcacacatgcgtgctgacaaacccaatgcaggatcatcgtaaactaagctctcagctaatatgcgatgaaatattaTCTGTCATTGGCGATAATCCTTCGTTAAAGATGAGTACAATAATCTCacatattagggcagagtacgagtacactccatcatataggaaggcatggatagctagaacaaaagttgttgaaaaagtgtttggcaattgggaggagtctttaaaataacttccaaaatacctgttggctctaaaacaatatgctcccgGGATAATTGTCAAGCTGGAAACATTGCCCGcctatacaccagatggtacgtgtgttgttggaaatagaatatctcaccgtctattctgggcgtatcaaccatgtatcataggtttttctttctgcaaaccaattatacaaattgatggtacatgaTTGTATGTAAAATACAAAGGAATGTTATTGATGGCAGTGACACAAGATGGGAACATcaatatttttccaatcgcctttgccctagttgaaggggagactgctaagggatggagttttttcctaagaaatctctgattgcacgttgcacctcaacctaagttgtgtttgatctctgatagacacccctcaatcatcagtgcatataataacattgacaatggctggcaaaatcctccttcgacgcatgtgttttgtattagacatattgctcagaatttcatacgggaaatcaaagataagacgttgcgtaagaaggttgtcaatgcaggttatgcattatcagaaccttctttcaaacactaccgcgaggaaataagattgtcgaacgaagatgcggtacggtggatcgatagtattccattggagaagtggactagggcatacgataacggtcagcgttggggccacatgacaataaatcttgtggaatcaataaactctgtcttcaaaggcatctgtaacctaccaataaccgctttggtgcaggctacatatttcaggctaggagcgttgtttgaaaccagacgctcaaaatggagtcCAGTGTTACAATCTGaacagttgttcagtgatgcttcaatgaaattcatcagacatgaagctggcaaagcaaacacacacgtgaTTATGGTATTTGACAGAATTAAAGGTTGGTTTAGTGAcgccgagtccatggatcacaataagggcatgccaatgggacaatacagagtcgaactagatagaggttgaTGCGAGTGCGGaaggttccaagcctttcgtaccccctgctcccatgtcattgcggcgtgttcaaaggttcgaagggatccatcctactttCTATCTAAAGTTTACAAAGTCTtcagcctttcaaatgtttataaaattagtttttcggtagtggaaaaagaggattattggccagaatatcaaggggacatcgtctgaCACAACGAAGTTATacgaaggaagaaaaagggtctCCCTAACAGCACCCGGATTTGAACTGAAATGGATATGGggaacaaaatggttagactatgtagttcatcccgtcaaccaggtcacaatcgtaataactgtcctagtgttggaatgagcacaaccagataaattcagatgtacctctgttgctatatatgaaaaactaaatttatttcatagtacctttgttgcaatatatgaaaaactaaatttatttcatagtAGATGTCTATGACGAAAATACCATTacataaaaaataacacaaacaattaaaacaaataGAATACAAAAAttatgcgattacaaccatcaaaacaattttgaacatgtaatgcatcatcctacgagcgtcttggtcggtcttaatatccacccattcgcgcacttctctgtgttggttgaacgtggacagaagccattgtattcttctaatccgttcaccctctcaaatttctccctctaaccaattgtacaacgtccgattaagacgttcaaacgtatctgtgttccaaagtcgaacctgTATCGGAGCCCCAACaacagaaaatattacatcagcatttcgtttctgaatgtatgcagacattgttgaaacagaGAGAATTGAAAATGATGATTGAACTAGACAACTTATGGTATTAGGAgatgaatttgagtgaaaataattATATACAAGGCGTTGTATTTATAGAAACGGAACATCTATTGGACAAACCACGTGggcgtcagatgaattggcgcccacatgaccatcacatgcaggcgccagatgaattggcgcccaCCATGCAAAATGCACTCAGGCGTCAGAGGCATTGGCacctcctcatgaggcccaatgcatgtgcATCAATGCTACTGACGTCTACTCTTATTGATATGGGGGTGCGCTaattcatctgacgcatcctctGCCAAActtggtttttttttttttttgaaaaattggttattttcgattttttttttgaaaaaattggttatttaaaaaaaatcaaatatttgaTTAATGGGTCAATGGTTTTTTGGATTTGAGTTCAGTTTTATCCAAAACCAGATTTTcttaataattttttaatttttaaactCATATTCATCTAATTAATCGATCTAATCCATATTTTTGACTTTATTTTGGATGAATTTGACTATATAACCCTACAAATGTTGATCCAATatataaagaaaaaataaaaattaattaacataaaattatgattataaaatatttaaaacaacttttacaaaatctaaaaaaataattaataCACATACcataatcaaactcaaaaattcaaaatatccaataatcaaatttatttagagtaaaaataatttttttctaaTGTGTGGTAATACAAAATTATTAATATATAGTCATCAATTCATATTCAAAACTATATTAAAGTATTAGTCTTAACATAAATACAAAATAATGAGTTCTAAACATTTAGGAAAATCACCTAAATCAAATAACAATAAATGCAAATGCAAAGAAAAAAAAATACAACATTAAAATTGAATAAAGATACCaataatacaaataaaaatattaaattcaacaataataataaaattaaataataagAATTAATTCTATAATTAAAAAGGAGATTGATTATGATGGTAAAGAGTTTAAGATAGATTAACCGAGAAGGTAAATTCTTAAGATTATGAAAATTTAGTATTTAGAATTCTTTTTGATTGTCATAAATGTATAATATCATGTAGTTAGACAATTTATTAAAGATAAGATtgataaaattaattaatattgTATTAAAAACATAAAAGAATTCTTATTTTAGAACAGATTCTTTTATTATTAAAAAGATTCTTGTTTTACAACAGAACATCGTAAATTTTTGTTTGTCGAACTAATCAATCCTCGCCGTTAATGACCAATTACTCACATCTAGTGTTTTATAACACTCTTAGACATTCGTGGCAGACAGTGGATGGAACAGCTCTGCATGTTTAACAAGTGGTGCCAAGATTCCATTGCCTTTTATGTAGAACATTTAGGATTTATTTGTTATATCTAATTTCGTTTTTATCCAATCTTTCATGGACAAGAATGCATATAAATAGTCCATCACATAATACTACCAGCTTCTATGTTCGTTGAACACTTCCAACTTCAAACTTATTACTTATCTTAGAAGAAGAGATAAATAGAGAGAAATGCAGTCTACAATGGAGAAACTAAAAAACAAGGCTAGTGCTGCCAAGGAGCAAGCCAACATCTATAAAGCCAAAGTTGACGAGAAGGTCTCTTCTTTTATATATCAAATCCATTCATGTTTAAAGTATTAGAATATGATAGTTatttatgatgatgatgataataataatacAGGCAGAGAAAGCAAGGGCAAGAACAAAGGAGGAGGAAGTGATAGCACATGAACGTGCAAAAGCTAAGGAAGCTAAAGCCAAGATGGAGCTACATGATGCTAAAGCCAAGCATGCTGCGGAGAAGCTAAGCACCAAACAAGCACATTATTATGGTACTCAGCAGCCACATGTGGAGTATTACGAAGGAAACCAGCCATTTGGGTCAATTCCCAAGCCTGGAACCACTGCTCCAACTTATCCACTAGGAGGAAAAAACATTCTACGAAATAACCACATATAGCATATGTGTATGTGTGTCGTCTCTGTTTCATTACTCCagctttctttttctttttctcttgttGATTAATCATATGTACTTGAGGATCGTTTGCAATTTCaatttaaattttataaaaatgTTTCTTTCTAGTATACTTTTTATTTACTAAGTGATAGTACGCAATTTTACaatttattttttttttacttttaccGTGTCATGGACCATCAAGTGAAAACCGTCGGCCACTCGAAgtaagaagaaaaaaaataaagagGTCATGTTTAGACACTATGACGGGCAGACTGTTACCCAGTGACGGAGTTTCTGATCATTTAAGTTTTGTACTAGTATTATATTTAAAGCAAAATTATCTTTAATTTTTTTGCATATGCAAGAGTTATTTCTTTGTTGTCCTTTACATTCAGTTGCTTTATTTTCAATTCCTGTATTATCATTTCAAGTTCAACATTGAACCGAATCAATAGTATTTCTTCGAAGCATTTATTTTATTCAAACTTTCATTTTTATGCAATTTCTAGATTCAATTAATTTGTTGAATTTTATTACGTATGTCATAAACTATCATATTGATGGAACTCTATAATTAATTTGTTGAATTTTATTACGTATGTCATAAATTATCATATTGATGGAACTCTATAATAAATTTGTAAGGATAATATTTTTAAGTTTAGAAAATTCTGTTTTCATACGTAATTTATTATAAAAGTAGAAATATCGAAATACCCAAAGAGAGAAAATAATATTTGACTTAAAAAATTCagattttttatttttgaaataaaaaagtattttctaaattaaataaaaaataactATTTTTAAAAGAGATTTAAAACTTCTAAAGTTTAAAATTTGATATCAGACACGGAAAAAACCTTTAATTTAGTTTTTCTACTAATTCTTTTTCTAATTACAATAAAGGGACAAATGTTAAGACAACTTATTCAATTTCTTGAACCAGAATGACAGTAATAAAACAATACAAAAAGTAGTAAAATAACACAAGAGatttgttgattctaagtgttggcagcaattttggtaaaacaaagagtgttcacaagatgttattTGTGATatcttaacatgagatatcctatgtacctgctggagttcaagaacatgttcatgcaggattgtttcagaatgccacatataatgtcatggcttctgatattgtatgtacctgctggagcttaaatgaaagatatgttcatgcaggattgtttcagatgacatacacaaggtcatggcatctgatatggatgtacctgctggaagttataaaaggaattattggattatgcaggattttttcaggatgtcagacccgatgtcatgacatcctgtacacagaacattcagtatgaatgtctggtgttttgtgattgcacaattaatgacaatctttgtatgattgaagatatgattagctggcgcattcaatcatggattacaaccagatttacttattttccaaggagatctaaccagctgttataaaaagatttgattggaaaatagatttagggttttcaagatgtccaagcccaactagatgcttctataaaaagggacttagaaaacttgtttgaacacacaaccaatactaagcgaaatatagagagagagctagggtttgtgtctatttagtcgtgagacttgtaggtcattcaagtcatccattgatgattgaattggactgatttatggttgtaatttgtcactctaaagctgttaagcaagagtgtgtgtcttcttgatcagagatgtgaagcaagatcaagagtgtgtcttcttgattaaaactgtgaagtaaaatcaagagtgtgtaattgaaaagtattttcttttcacaagggacggttgtttaaaatcactggtgtgtgactgtagggaagtgagtgagttctcatatctaagagtgcttaggtagaaattgcacgggtagagactaggtgagaaagattgtaacttgttgaagtgtacggagagtctttgaactaattctattttagtgaatttccttcttggcttggtagcccccagacgtaggtgagttgcaccgaactgggttaacaattgcttgtgttatttgctttaccattgtgtgttaacagatattagtgtcgtgacattatcttcgacattcctcatcacttcatcagagaacttgtagaagagaagatcataactctggagcatgttactactgaaaagcaattagcagacattttcactaaagctttggatgccaatcaatttgaatgtttaagggggAAGTTAGGGATTtgtgttcatgagaacctatagcaagtaaaggagtttgtggttatcccagaggatatttctgactgGGTAAACTGTGTTGTGGCAAGGACTAGACTGTGTGGCTGGAAGCTATTCTGATGCTGATGTTTGAAAGATTGAAGTGTTATTGAAAAAGGCCccctttggtcaattttgactaaaaaggggaGAAGAAGCGTTGATGTTGATATGGAAGCTGTTGTGGAAATGGTGAGATATATATAGCTGGAGGACAACTATTTTTAAAGGAAGTGCACAGGTATTAAAACAGAATGTtattctgtttacagatgtcaaagaggatgtctgatatggtgcacaggtgttgttgttgaagtagatgtcagaatgacattctggctggtacaggtgctggagttatAGTAGCTGTTATGTTCATGGAGATTGTTTGTTGTGTGaacagatttagggggagaaggagtacccttgtgcatttgtgtgtcttactagttgcatccataactagtaattttgtttctgttgcacagatttagg includes:
- the LOC127074311 gene encoding late embryogenesis abundant protein 6, whose protein sequence is MQSTMEKLKNKASAAKEQANIYKAKVDEKAEKARARTKEEEVIAHERAKAKEAKAKMELHDAKAKHAAEKLSTKQAHYYGTQQPHVEYYEGNQPFGSIPKPGTTAPTYPLGGKNILRNNHI